In Mesorhizobium sp. M9A.F.Ca.ET.002.03.1.2, the DNA window AAGGCCGGTCACCAGGCCTCTACGTCCAGGTCAACACCGGCTCGGAGCCGCAAAAGGCCGGCATCGAACCGCGCGAGGCCGTCACCTTCGTCGCCCGCTGCCGCTCGGTCCACGGCCTCGTCGTCAAGGGCCTGATGTGCATTCCGCCAGCCGACGAGAATCCCGGCCCGCATTTCGCGCTGCTGGAAAAGCTCGCGCAGGAAGCCGGCGTCGACAGGCTGTCGATGGGCATGTCCGGCGACTACGAAACGGCGATCGCCTTTGGCGCGACAAGCGTCAGGGTCGGCTCGGCGATCTTCGGCGGCAGGGACAAAGCGGCCGCGTCATAGCACCGCATTGCGAAGCCCGGGTCGCCCCCTAACTCCGGATGGTGACCATGAGCGACCAATCACGGCCGTTCCTTTGCACTGTCGAAGGAGGGCATCATGAGCGAACGCATTTCCCATAACCGATATGTCTCCGACGGACTGCACCCGCACGTCTATCTGGCGATGGTCGGGCTTGCCGCGTGGTACGCGCTGTCGGCGTGGGCCGGATTCGGCGACGGCGGCTATACCGATTATCTTCTCGTCGTCATGACCGGATTCATCATCATCTCGGTAGCATTGCCGGCCATTGCCGCGCGCGTCTGGCTTCAACACCATCGCCGGACGCCCGCAACCGCCCGCAGCTTCGAGGACTGGATGGCCGGCGAATTCGAAACCGGGCAAGGCCGCGTAAGCGCCAAGACAGCGCTGATCGAACTCCTCCTGCCGCTCGCCGCCGTCGCCTTCGGCATGACGGCTTTCGCGATCGTGGCGCGCCTGGCTGGTTGAGGCGTGCCGTTGGTGTTCGCAGCGGCACCGGCCTTTCGGCCAGGCAGGAATTCGTTGTGCCAGAGAGTTGAAACGAAACGTACCGTTCCTATTTGCCAGATGTCATCACCAAATCTTCCGGAGCTGCACCATGCGCTACAATCAACTTGGAAACACCGGGATGTTCGTCTCCGAACTTTGCCTCGGCACCATGACCTTCGGCGCCGCCGGCGAAAACGCTCAATGGGGCCTGATCGCCAGCCTCGACCAGGATGGCGTCGACAGGATCGTCGAGCGCTCGCTTGCCGCCGGCGTCAATTTCTTCGACACGGCCGATGTCTATTCCTTCGGCGCATCGGAACGGCTTCTCGGCCAGTCGCTGAGGAATCTCGGCATCAAGCGCCAAGACGTGGTTATCGCCACCAAGGTCCATGGCGCCATGGGCGATGGCCCGAACCAGCGCGGTTCCTCGCGCGGCCACATCATGGATTCGGTCGAGAGCAGTCTCGAGCGGCTGCAGCTGGATCATATCGATCTTTATCAGCTTCACGGCACCGACACGGTGACGCCGATCGACGAGACGCTGCGGGCACTGGACGATCTGGTGGCCAGCGGCAAGGTCCGCTACGTCGGCGTCTCCAACTGGGCAGCCTGGCGCATCGCCAAGGCACTCGGCATCGCCGAACGCAAGGGTCTTGCTCGATTTGAGACCGTCCAGTCCTACTACTCGATCGCCGGCCGCGACCTGGAGCGTGAGATCATGCCGCTGCTCAACGAGGAGAGACTTGGGCTGATGGTCTGGTCGCCGATGGCCGGCGGTCTGCTCTCCGGCAAATACGGACCCGGCGCCCCCGGCAATGGCGAAGGCCGCCGCGCCAGTTTCAATTTCCCGCCGGTCAATGAAGAGCGTGCCTGGGCGGCGGTTGCAGTCATGCGCGAGATCGCCGAGAAGTACGGCGTCAGCGTCGCCACGGTAGCACTCGGCTATGTGCTGGCAAAACCCTTCGTGATGAGCGTGATCATCGGCGCCAGCCGCATGGAGCAGCTCGAACAGAATCTTGCCGCCACCGAATTGAAGCTCGATACCGACGATCTTGTTCGCCTCGACGAGGTCAGCGCCTTGCCGGCCGAATATCCCGGCTGGATGCTCGAGCGCCAGGCGGCGGGCCGCCGCCCGGCACCCTTTGCGCCGAAAAAATAGCCCCCGAAACCGTACTTCATTGCCATTTCGACTTGATGTTTCGGGAGCCGGCCGGCTCCCGAATGTTTTCCGATTCAACCCAACCGGACAGTCTCGACCAAAAAGTCGAGAAAGGCCCGCACCCGAGCCGGCAAATGCTTTCCCTGCCCGACATAGACGGCGTGGGTAAGCTCCTCGTCGCCGGGGTTGAAGTCCTCCAGCAGCGTTACCAGCCGGCCGGCGTCGATGTCGGGTTCCACATGCCAGCGCGCCAGCCGGGCGATACCCGTCCCGGAGAGCGCCATCAGCCGCATCGCTTCGCCATCGCTGACCAGCGCGTTCCCAGTCGACGGAACAACGACATTTCCGCCGGTTCCGTCGAGGAAAAGCCAGCCGTCGATATGTCGCACGAAGCAGAAGCCCATCCGATTGTGGCGTTCGAGATCGGCCGGCGTTCGGGGCGTGCCATGCGTCCTGAGGTAAGACGGCGCGGCGACGACGACCGCCGGGCTTTGCCCGAGCTTGCGCGCCACCAACCGTGATTCGCCGAGCGGCCCGGCGCGGATGGCGACATCGGCGCGCTGCTCCATCAGGTCGATGACATCGTCGGTCAAGACCAGATCGATGGCGATTTCCGGATAGCGTTCGAGGAAACGCGGCAGAAGCGGGATCAGCCGGTGCTGCCCGAAGGGTACGTAGCTATTGACGCGCAGCCGTCCGCGGGGTGCTGCGCCCGCCGCCGCCTCGCGCTCGGCTGCCGCCATGTCGGCCAGGATGCGCACGCCGCTGTCGAAGAAGGCCGCCCCCTCCGGTGTCAGTTGCAGCTTTCGCGTCGAACGGCTGACCAGCCGTGCGCCGAGACGTGCTTCCAGCCGTGCGATCAGCTTGCTCACCGCCGATGGCGTCATCCGCAACGCGCGTGCGGCAGCCGAAAAGCTGCCGGCTTCGACGACGCGGACGAACACTTCGATCTCGCCGGAGCGGTTGATGTCTGGTCTTGCCATTCGTGAATCTATTTCACAGACGATGTGCCCGACGCAAGGCTGGTTCACAGCACATCGCGACACGATCTTCCAGGTCTGGGCGTGGCAGAGACACGACGCGCCTCGACAAACCGGCCGCTATCGAACTGGAAGATCGCCATGCCTCTTGCTCTTTATGCTCTCGCCGCCGGTGCCTTCGGCATCGGCGTCACCGAATTCGTCATCATGGGCCTGCTGCTCGACGTCAGCACCGATCTCGGCGTCTCGATCTCGGCCGCCGGCCAGTTGATCTCGGGCTATGCGCTGGGCGTCGTCATCGGCGCGCCGCTGCTGACGATCGCCACCGGAAGCTGGCCGCGCAAGACCGTGCTCCTGGCGCTGATGGCGATCTTCACGCTTGGCAACCTCGCCTGTGCGCTGGCCCCCGACTACTGGACGCTGATGGGTGCACGCGTGCTCACCGCCTTTGCCCACGGCACTTTCTTCGGCGTCGGCTCGGTCGTCGCGACCGGACTGGTCACGCCCAACAAGAAGGCCTCGGCGATCGCCCTGATGTTCACCGGCCTGACCATCGCCAATATCCTCGGCGTGCCCTTCGGCACCTGGCTCGGTCAGGCCTTCGGCTGGCGGGCGACCTTCTGGGCGGTAACCCTGGTCGGCATCATCGCCTTCGCCATCATTCTGTTCTTGGTGCCACGCAGCCAGGCGGCACTGGAAAAGAGCGACCTCAGCGCCGATCTCGCCGTGCTCGGCCGCGCGCCGGTCCTGCTTGGCTTCGCCACCACAGTGCTTGGCTATGCCGGCGTCTTCGCCGTCTTCACCTATATCGCCCCTCTGCTGACCGAGATCACCGGTTTAGAGGAAGCAGCCGTATCGCCGATCCTGCTCGTCTTCGGCGGCGGCCTCATCGCCGGCAACCTGCTCGGCGGCAAGTTCGCCGACCGCTGGCTGGTGCCTTCGGTTCTCGGCAGCCTCGTCGTGCTGGCGCTGGTGCTCGGCACGATGACCTTCGCCCTGCACAGCCAGGCAATGGCCGTCATCTATGTCGGCCTGCTCGGCGCCGCCGCCTTCGCCACCGTGGCGCCGCTGCAGATGTGGGTGCTGGACAAGGCGCAAGGGGCCGGCCAGAGCCTGGCCTCGTCCTTCAACATCGCCGCCTTCAATCTCGGCAATGCCGCCGGCGCCTGGCTCGGCGGCGTGGTCATCGCCCATGGTCCCGGCCTCGGCGCCGTCACCTGGGTCGCGGCGCTGCTGCCGCTCTCGGCACTAGCCGTGGCGGCGCTGGCGCTGCGTCTTGACCGCAGCCCGGCGCTCGCCGCGCCGGCATCCGCCCGGTCGTAACGAACCCTGGCAAATCCGGCCACCTTTCAACATCACCCAGATTTTCGACATCACAAGGAGACAAACCAATGGACTATCGACGTCTTGGCGCCTCGGGCCTGAAGGTTCCGGCGCTCTCGTTCGGCGCCGGAACCTTCGGCGGTTCAGGCCCGCTGTTCGGCGCCTGGGGCAACAGCGATGCGACGGAAGCGCGGCGGCTGGTCGACATCTGCCTGGAGGCCGGCGTCAACCTGTTCGACACCGCCGACGTCTATTCGAACGGCGCCTCCGAAGAGGTGCTCGGCGCGGCGATCAAGGGGCGCCGCGATGCCGTGCTGATCTCGACCAAGACCTCACTGCCGATGGGTGACGGACCCAACGATGCCGGCTCCTCCCGTTCGCGCCTTATCAAGGCCGTCGAGGACGCCCTAAAGCGTCTCGGCACCGATTACATCGACCTGCTGCAATTGCACGCTTTCGACGCCGCAACGCCGATCGAGGAGGTGCTGTCGACGCTGGACAGTCTCGTTCGCGCCGGCAAGCTGCGCTATGTCGGCGTCTCCAACTTCTCCGGCTGGCAAGTGATGAAATCGCTCGGCCTGGCGGACAAGTATGGTTATCCGCGCTACGTCGCCCATCAGGTCTATTATTCGCTGGTCGGGCGCGACTATGAATGGGAACTGATGCCGCTCGGCCTCGACCAGGGTGTCAGTGCGCTGGTGTGGAGCCCGCTCGGCTGGGGCCGCCTGACCGGCAAGATCCGCCGCGGCGAACCGCTGCCGGAAAAAAGCCGGTTGCACGACACGGCGAGCTTCGGGCCACCGGTCGAGGACGAGCAGCTCTACAGAGTTGTCGACGCGCTCGAGACCGTGGCTGAGGAAACCGGCAAGACCGTGCCGCAGATCGCCATCAACTGGTTGCTGCAGCGGCCGACCGTCGCCTCCGTTATCATCGGCGCGCGCAACGAGCAACAACTGCGCCAGAACCTCGGCGCCGTCGGTTGGTCATTGACATCAGACCAGATGAAGAAGCTCGACACGGCAAGCGAAGTCACCGCGCCCTATCCGTATTTTCCCTATCGTCGGCAGGAAGCCTTCGCCAGGCTCAGTCCGCCCGCGGTCTGAGCCCGCTCGATACGTCAAACGTCCGGGGACAGGGCGCGTTGAGATTCAGGTCAGGCCGCGTCGAGAATGGTGGCTTCCGAGAACGGAGCGTACTTAAGTACGTGAGCACCGGAAGCGCAGGAAACCGCCATTCGCAGGCAGGCCTCACCTGAATATCGACACGCCCTAATGCAGCACGAACTCGCCGTCCACCTTGTGCCATTCATTGGGCGCGATCAGCTTCTGGTGCGTATAGCTCACCGAATGCAGCGGGCCGTCGAGCCTGGTCTGCCAGAACTCGATGAACCGGATCAGCACCGGAAATTTCGGAGCGATATCGTAATCCTGCCAGATGAAGCTCTGCAGCAGATGCGGATGATCGGGAAAATGATAAAGGATCTTGGCCGTGGTCAAGCCATAGCCCTTGAGCATCAGGTCCATCTCGGATTGGTCGCGCATTGCGGTCCTCTGGGTTGATTCTCCTTTCCTCCCAATGTGAAATTGTGCGCGCTATTTGCTTAATCGTCTATTGATATTTCGTGATCGATGCCGGGTTTAAGACGCAAAAACATGTAGTTAGCAGCGATCCTGGCCGAGTGCTGACAGCACCAAGGAAAGCCTCTGCGGCATCCCGCCGCGCAAATCCAACGTCTAATGTTGCCGTCACCGCGGAACTGTTAATAATGCGCGCGAATTCGCGGCCGCTTCGCCGCGATGCCGCCGGCGGTCAAGCCGGGCGGCCTGGTTTTGGGAGGAGGTGAAAAATGTCCGAGGTTCATGTCCATCGCGTCCAGCCGGCGTGGAAGAAGAACGCGCTGATCGACGATGACACCTATTTGAAATGGTACGCCGAAAGCGTGAAGAACCCGGATAAGTTCTGGGGCAAGCATGGCAAGCGCATCGACTGGTTCAAGCCCTACAGCAAGGTCAAGAACACCTCCTTCAACGGTAGGGCCTCGATCAAATGGTTCGAGGATGGTCAGACCAACGTTTCCTGGAACTGCATCGACCGGCACCTCAAGAAGCGTGGCGACCAGACCGCCATCATCTGGGAAGGCGACAATCCCTACGACGACAAGAAGATCACCTATAACGAGCTCCACGGGCATGTCTGCCGGCTTGCCAATGTGATGAAGAAGCACGGCGTCAAGAAGGGCGACCGCGTTACCATCTACATGCCGATGATCCCTGAAGCGGCCTACGCGATGCTTGCCTGCACGCGCATCGGCGCCATCCATTCGGTGGTCTTTGGCGGCTTTTCGCCGGATGCATTGGCCGGCCGCATCGTCGACTGCGAATCGACTTTCGTCATCACCGCCGATGAAGGCCTGCGCGGCGGCAAGTCCATCCCCTTGAAGGAAAACACCGACAAGGCGATCGACATCGCCGCGAAGAATTTCGTGATGGTCAACAAGGTCGTGGTCGTGCGCCGCACCGGCGGCAAGGTCGGCTGGGCTCCCGGGCGCGACGTCTGGTACCACGACGAGATCGCTTCGGTGAAGGCGGAATGCAAGCCGGAGAAAATGAAGGCCGAGGATCCTTTGTTCATCCTCTACACATCGGGCTCGACCGGCAAGCCGAAGGGCGTGCTGCACACCACCGCCGGCTACCTTGTCTATGTCTCGATGACGCACCAATATGTCTTCGACTACCATGACGGCGATATCTACTGGTGCACAGCCGATGTCGGCTGGGTCACCGGCCACAGCTACATCGTCTACGGGCCACTCGCCAACGGCGGCACCACGCTGATGTTCGAAGGCGTGCCGAACTATCCGTCACAGTCCCGCTTCTGGGAGGTCATCGACAAGCACAAGGTCAACATCTTCTATACGGCGCCGACGGCGTTGCGCGCCCTGATGGGCGCCGGCGACGCCCATGTCACCAAGACGTCGCGCAAATCGCTGCGTGTGCTCGGCACGGTCGGCGAGCCGATCAATCCGGAAGCCTGGGAATGGTATTTCAACCTCGTCGGCAACGGCAAGGTGCCGATCGTCGACACATGGTGGCAGACCGAGACCGGCGGCATCCTGATCACGCCGCTGCCCGGCGCCACCGACCTGAAGGCAGGCTCCGCGACGCGGCCCTTCTTCGGCGTCAAGCCGCAGCTGGTTGACGGCGACGGCAAGGTGCTGGAAGGGGCTACCGACGGCAATCTCTGTATCACCGACTCATGGCCGGGCCAGATGCGCACCGTCTACGGCGACCACGAGCGCTTCGTGCAGACCTATTTTTCCACCTATAAGGGCAAGTACTTCACCGGCGACGGCTGCCGCCGCGACGTCGATGGCTACTACTGGATCACCGGCCGCGTCGATGACGTCCTCAACGTCTCCGGCCACCGCATGGGCACGGCCGAGGTCGAATCCGCGCTGGTTTCGCACGAGAAAGTCTCGGAAGCCGCCGTCGTCGGCTATCCACACGACATCAAGGGCCAGGGCATCTACTGTTACGTCACGTTGATGGCCGGTGAGCAGCCGGGCGAGGAGTTGCGCAAGGAACTCGTCGCCCATGTCCGCAAGGACATCGGCGCCATCGCCACACCCGACAAGATCCAGTTCGCGCCGGGCCTGCCGAAAACCCGTTCGGGCAAGATCATGCGGCGCATCCTGCGCAAGATCGCCGAGGACGATTTTTCAGCGCTCGGCGATACCTCGACGCTGGCCGATCCGGCGGTGGTCGACGACCTCATCGCCAACCGGCAGAACAAGAGAGGCTGACGCAGTTCATGGCCGCGGTGGGCTCCATCGCCGAGCTCTGGCGCTATCCGGCGAGTTCACTCGCCGGCGAAGGCCGTGAGGCGATCTCGGTCGGTCTGGAAAGCATCGATGGCGACCGCCTGTTCGGCCTTGTCGATGCCTCTGACGGTGAGATCGCGCGGCCTGACCGCGAGGCGAAATGGCACAAGGTGCCGTTCATTCGTACACGGCTGACCGTTGACCGCGAGCTTGAGATCGCCATTCCCGGCGGCGAGTGGCTGACGGCGCCGGGCGTCGAAAGCGACCGCGCTGTTTCCGCCTTTATCGGCTTCGAGGCCTCGATCCGTCCGTTTCGCCAAGATGCTGCGCCAGACTACGCCGGTCCCCTGACCGCGGAGCGCTACCGCAAGGCTCCGGTCCACCTCCTGACCACCGCTTCGTTGGCGCGCCTGAAGGCTCTGCATCCCGACGGCGCTGCCGACCCGCGCCGCTTCCGCCCCAACATCGTCGTCGACATGGCGGCTGTCGAAGGATCGTTCCCGGAGACGGGATGGATCGGCCGCAAGCTGGCGATCGGCGACCTTCTCCTGACCATCTCCGAGCCGTGCCGCCGATGCGGCTTCACCATCATCGCCCAGGACGGTTTCGACCACGACCCGGCAATTCTGCGCAGTCTGGTCCGTCACAACGCCCATAATCTCGGCGTCTACTGCTCGGTCGACCGGCCGGCTCGCGTCGAGGTTGGAGCGACGATGCGGTTCGTGGACTGACGCGGGGCCGGCGTTACCGGTATAGGTCCGCCCGCGTCGGCGGCAGGCCGCTCGGCCCACGCGCGCGCTTGGTGACGACGGTCTGGAAGATCTGTGCCGAGGCGCGTTCGAACGTGATCGAACAGCCGGTGAGATAAAGCAGCCAGAGGCGCGCCTTGGCTTCACCGACCTCGGCGATCGCTTCGTCGAAGCGTGCGTGGAGGCGCTCGGCCCACAGACGGCAGGTGCGGGCGTAATGCTCGCGCAAATTCTCGACATCGTAGATGAGAAAGCCGTGCGCCTCGAGATTTCCGAGCGTCATGCCGATCGTGTCGAGTTCACCGCCCGGAAAGATGTATTTGAGCAGTGCCTTGAATTCCGGGCCCTTGCGCAAGGTCTTCTTCAGGCTGCCCTTGTCGCGTCGGGTGATGGCGTGGTGCAGATAGATGCCGCCCGGTTCGAGCAGGCGATTGATGGCCGAGAAATAGGCGGCGTGGTTGGCGAGCCCCAGATGCTCGAACATGCCGATCGAGGATATCTTGTCGAAGGAGCCGGTGAGTTCGGCATAGGATTTTATCTCGATGGTGATGCGATCCTCCAGCCCCTCGGCGCGGATGCGCTCGCGCGCAAGCGCGGTCTGGGCTTCCGACAATGAGACGCCGTGGCCGGTAACGCCGTAATTCTTCGCGGCATGGATCAGCATCGCTCCCCAGCCGCAGCCGATGTCGAGCAGCCTTTCGCCGGGCTTCAGCCGGAGCTTGCGGCAGATGTGATCGAGCTTGTCTTTCTGCGCCTGGTCGATGCCGTTGGCGAAATCGGTGAAATAGCCGCAGCTATAGACCATGCGTTCATCGAGGAAGAGCCGATAGAAGGCGTTCGAAATGTCGTAGTGATGCTGGATCGCTTGCCTGTTCGACCCGCTGACGAAGGGGTTGCGCCCGGAAAGGTCGGTCCGCGCCGCCATCCGTTTTCTCGAAAACAGCACGGTCGGCAGGTCGCGCAGGATCGCCAGCTTCGGCAACGACTTGAGCTTCGTCCTGAGCTTGCCATTCGAAGGCAGGGAATAGAAATCGAACAGCGATCCGTCTTCCACGTCGATGGTCTTGGAAATCCACATCTCGATCAGCGTCGAGAGGGAAGGCCGGCGGATCACCTGCCAGACGATGTCCTGGTCGTTGATGGTGACCACCGGGCCGGTGGCAGGCCCGATCCGCTCGCCGGTCCAGAGCTTGACCGCAAAACCCGGCTTCAGCGTTTCGATGACCGTTCGAACAATTCGTGCGGCTCTTTCGGCTGCCTCCATGCCCTCCTCCCATGCCCCTCCTCCCATGCTCCGAATGCTGGCATGGTCCGACAGGAGTTTGCCCGTCGGAGGGGCCGGTCGCAACCCACTCCGATACGGAAGCAGGCGCCGCGCGAGAGATTTTCAGCGCACCGCCTTGCCATTTGCGGATCGGCACCCCATCATGAGGGCGTGTTCAACAAATCGAAAGGAGGTGATCCGATGTCGAGTGATTTCGTTTTCCAGAACGTGGCCTCAGCGGATTGCACTTTCGGGAAGCAGTCTTCCCGTTAAGGCGCGAGATGCGCGGCAGGTGACCTGAAGGTCGCCGCCATGAGCCGCGCCATGGACGGAAACACGGAAGGCCGCCGGCTTCGAAAGAAGCGGCGGCCTTTTCCTTTCTTGGTTCCCTGCTGGTGCCCTATTCGTCCCTACTTGGTCACCGTCAGGTTTTCGATGTTGCGTGCTATGTCCTGGAAAGCCTGATCAAGTTCCATCCCATTGGCCGCCTGGTAGAAGTGCTTGATCTTGGCAGTGTCCGGGCTTGCGCAATCCTGGAGCGTCGCCTTGGCATTCGTCTCGTTGAGGTCGAAGCCAACGGTGAAGATTTCGATACCCTTGTCTCGCATGGCAGCGCAAAGTTTCTTGGCCGCCGTTCGGGGCGGCTCCTTACCCGTGCCATTGTAAACGCCATCGACGGTGCTCGCGTCGAAATAGGACAGATTGAACTCGCCGTCGGTCATCAGGATCGCGATTTTGGCTACCCTCTTTGGATCCATCCTGGCCGGCCGCTCCGAAGCTTTCATCACGCTGCCCCAGTTTTCCGAAAGCATGTACCAGGTCCACTGCACGCCAATATGGCCCGCAGTGCCGCCCGATGCGACAAAATTCTTGATGACGTTCTTGAGTGCCGCGGCATCCGCTGTCAGCGGCTTCAACGCGGCAGTCGGGCAAGTGGCCGTGTTTTTCATCCAAGCGAAGGACGACAGCAGGTAGTCGCGATTGACCATGCTGGAGCCGGGACCTGCATCCGAATATTGATAGGCCCCCTTGCGCTCGGTGGCACAATTGTCCGGACGCGTAAAGCCGGAGACATACTGTACGGCGCCATTGCCGGGCGCCTGCTTGCGCTGGCTGGTCGAGGTTTCGACATAGACGCTGCTGGCGGCAAGACCGCCGGCGTTCACCGAATTGGCATATGGCACGATGGCGACACGCACCCGGGGATTGGCCGGGTCCTGACCGTTCAGAAAGCTGTCGACCGCGTTCGCCGCAGCGGTTCTAAGATCCTTGATTTTCTGGCCGGCCATCGATCCGGTCACGTCTAGCATCATCGCCACTTCGACCGTCTTGTCCGAATAGAGTGCCGTTGTCGATGCCGTGATACGCTGCATATCGCCCATGCTGAAAAGCGGGAAATAAAACCCAACATCGACAT includes these proteins:
- a CDS encoding aldo/keto reductase — protein: MRYNQLGNTGMFVSELCLGTMTFGAAGENAQWGLIASLDQDGVDRIVERSLAAGVNFFDTADVYSFGASERLLGQSLRNLGIKRQDVVIATKVHGAMGDGPNQRGSSRGHIMDSVESSLERLQLDHIDLYQLHGTDTVTPIDETLRALDDLVASGKVRYVGVSNWAAWRIAKALGIAERKGLARFETVQSYYSIAGRDLEREIMPLLNEERLGLMVWSPMAGGLLSGKYGPGAPGNGEGRRASFNFPPVNEERAWAAVAVMREIAEKYGVSVATVALGYVLAKPFVMSVIIGASRMEQLEQNLAATELKLDTDDLVRLDEVSALPAEYPGWMLERQAAGRRPAPFAPKK
- a CDS encoding LysR family transcriptional regulator yields the protein MARPDINRSGEIEVFVRVVEAGSFSAAARALRMTPSAVSKLIARLEARLGARLVSRSTRKLQLTPEGAAFFDSGVRILADMAAAEREAAAGAAPRGRLRVNSYVPFGQHRLIPLLPRFLERYPEIAIDLVLTDDVIDLMEQRADVAIRAGPLGESRLVARKLGQSPAVVVAAPSYLRTHGTPRTPADLERHNRMGFCFVRHIDGWLFLDGTGGNVVVPSTGNALVSDGEAMRLMALSGTGIARLARWHVEPDIDAGRLVTLLEDFNPGDEELTHAVYVGQGKHLPARVRAFLDFLVETVRLG
- a CDS encoding MFS transporter, producing the protein MPLALYALAAGAFGIGVTEFVIMGLLLDVSTDLGVSISAAGQLISGYALGVVIGAPLLTIATGSWPRKTVLLALMAIFTLGNLACALAPDYWTLMGARVLTAFAHGTFFGVGSVVATGLVTPNKKASAIALMFTGLTIANILGVPFGTWLGQAFGWRATFWAVTLVGIIAFAIILFLVPRSQAALEKSDLSADLAVLGRAPVLLGFATTVLGYAGVFAVFTYIAPLLTEITGLEEAAVSPILLVFGGGLIAGNLLGGKFADRWLVPSVLGSLVVLALVLGTMTFALHSQAMAVIYVGLLGAAAFATVAPLQMWVLDKAQGAGQSLASSFNIAAFNLGNAAGAWLGGVVIAHGPGLGAVTWVAALLPLSALAVAALALRLDRSPALAAPASARS
- a CDS encoding aldo/keto reductase translates to MDYRRLGASGLKVPALSFGAGTFGGSGPLFGAWGNSDATEARRLVDICLEAGVNLFDTADVYSNGASEEVLGAAIKGRRDAVLISTKTSLPMGDGPNDAGSSRSRLIKAVEDALKRLGTDYIDLLQLHAFDAATPIEEVLSTLDSLVRAGKLRYVGVSNFSGWQVMKSLGLADKYGYPRYVAHQVYYSLVGRDYEWELMPLGLDQGVSALVWSPLGWGRLTGKIRRGEPLPEKSRLHDTASFGPPVEDEQLYRVVDALETVAEETGKTVPQIAINWLLQRPTVASVIIGARNEQQLRQNLGAVGWSLTSDQMKKLDTASEVTAPYPYFPYRRQEAFARLSPPAV
- a CDS encoding usg protein, whose translation is MRDQSEMDLMLKGYGLTTAKILYHFPDHPHLLQSFIWQDYDIAPKFPVLIRFIEFWQTRLDGPLHSVSYTHQKLIAPNEWHKVDGEFVLH
- the acs gene encoding acetate--CoA ligase, which translates into the protein MSEVHVHRVQPAWKKNALIDDDTYLKWYAESVKNPDKFWGKHGKRIDWFKPYSKVKNTSFNGRASIKWFEDGQTNVSWNCIDRHLKKRGDQTAIIWEGDNPYDDKKITYNELHGHVCRLANVMKKHGVKKGDRVTIYMPMIPEAAYAMLACTRIGAIHSVVFGGFSPDALAGRIVDCESTFVITADEGLRGGKSIPLKENTDKAIDIAAKNFVMVNKVVVVRRTGGKVGWAPGRDVWYHDEIASVKAECKPEKMKAEDPLFILYTSGSTGKPKGVLHTTAGYLVYVSMTHQYVFDYHDGDIYWCTADVGWVTGHSYIVYGPLANGGTTLMFEGVPNYPSQSRFWEVIDKHKVNIFYTAPTALRALMGAGDAHVTKTSRKSLRVLGTVGEPINPEAWEWYFNLVGNGKVPIVDTWWQTETGGILITPLPGATDLKAGSATRPFFGVKPQLVDGDGKVLEGATDGNLCITDSWPGQMRTVYGDHERFVQTYFSTYKGKYFTGDGCRRDVDGYYWITGRVDDVLNVSGHRMGTAEVESALVSHEKVSEAAVVGYPHDIKGQGIYCYVTLMAGEQPGEELRKELVAHVRKDIGAIATPDKIQFAPGLPKTRSGKIMRRILRKIAEDDFSALGDTSTLADPAVVDDLIANRQNKRG
- a CDS encoding MOSC domain-containing protein; this translates as MAAVGSIAELWRYPASSLAGEGREAISVGLESIDGDRLFGLVDASDGEIARPDREAKWHKVPFIRTRLTVDRELEIAIPGGEWLTAPGVESDRAVSAFIGFEASIRPFRQDAAPDYAGPLTAERYRKAPVHLLTTASLARLKALHPDGAADPRRFRPNIVVDMAAVEGSFPETGWIGRKLAIGDLLLTISEPCRRCGFTIIAQDGFDHDPAILRSLVRHNAHNLGVYCSVDRPARVEVGATMRFVD
- a CDS encoding cyclopropane-fatty-acyl-phospholipid synthase family protein, encoding MEAAERAARIVRTVIETLKPGFAVKLWTGERIGPATGPVVTINDQDIVWQVIRRPSLSTLIEMWISKTIDVEDGSLFDFYSLPSNGKLRTKLKSLPKLAILRDLPTVLFSRKRMAARTDLSGRNPFVSGSNRQAIQHHYDISNAFYRLFLDERMVYSCGYFTDFANGIDQAQKDKLDHICRKLRLKPGERLLDIGCGWGAMLIHAAKNYGVTGHGVSLSEAQTALARERIRAEGLEDRITIEIKSYAELTGSFDKISSIGMFEHLGLANHAAYFSAINRLLEPGGIYLHHAITRRDKGSLKKTLRKGPEFKALLKYIFPGGELDTIGMTLGNLEAHGFLIYDVENLREHYARTCRLWAERLHARFDEAIAEVGEAKARLWLLYLTGCSITFERASAQIFQTVVTKRARGPSGLPPTRADLYR
- a CDS encoding pilus assembly protein, producing the protein MRHFGGLVHAVSGLAGDRSGNFAVLLGMVASVLALGVGLAVNVSQLYNAKSSLQGVVDAAVTSTARDLTTGVIKEADANTSVQAFLKANSQAGILSADQIVLDKLTVDRTANTVQADVHVDVGFYFPLFSMGDMQRITASTTALYSDKTVEVAMMLDVTGSMAGQKIKDLRTAAANAVDSFLNGQDPANPRVRVAIVPYANSVNAGGLAASSVYVETSTSQRKQAPGNGAVQYVSGFTRPDNCATERKGAYQYSDAGPGSSMVNRDYLLSSFAWMKNTATCPTAALKPLTADAAALKNVIKNFVASGGTAGHIGVQWTWYMLSENWGSVMKASERPARMDPKRVAKIAILMTDGEFNLSYFDASTVDGVYNGTGKEPPRTAAKKLCAAMRDKGIEIFTVGFDLNETNAKATLQDCASPDTAKIKHFYQAANGMELDQAFQDIARNIENLTVTK